The following proteins are co-located in the Siansivirga zeaxanthinifaciens CC-SAMT-1 genome:
- the tilS gene encoding tRNA lysidine(34) synthetase TilS translates to MLESFKKHIASRLAFLNSSKLLIAISGGIDSVVLTHLCYKMGLNVALAHCNFNLRGEESDADEAFVLQFAEALDVEVFVENFDTKAYASDGKLSIQMAARELRYRWFEALATQLQFDYVLTAHHADDNLETFLINFTRGTGIEGLIGIPEVNDIFVRPLLPFSSQDILAYAKQNHLTWRDDSSNASTKYLRNKLRHEVIPVLKAINPTLLQNFQTTLNHLNDTIAIVDESMDAFLNKAIDNVSETSMTFKIAAFKEVENIKSYVYETFKIFGFTQWNDIENLLDAQSGKWVSSATHRLIKDRDFLLLSEIENAKPILQVILENASKIETPLGILNFEIVEGPQKSDSKTIFVDKDLLHFPLVIREKEEGDVFFPLGMQGKKKVSKYFKDEKFSLLDKEQARLLCSNNDIVWIIGKRADNRFKVTEKTKTILKITLE, encoded by the coding sequence ATGTTAGAAAGCTTTAAAAAACATATAGCGTCTCGCTTGGCATTTTTAAATTCCAGTAAATTGTTAATTGCTATTTCGGGAGGTATTGATAGCGTGGTTTTAACGCATTTATGTTATAAAATGGGTTTAAATGTTGCTTTGGCGCATTGTAATTTTAATTTAAGAGGTGAGGAAAGCGATGCCGATGAAGCTTTTGTTTTACAATTTGCTGAAGCTTTAGATGTTGAAGTTTTTGTTGAAAATTTCGATACAAAAGCTTATGCTTCAGACGGTAAGTTGTCTATTCAAATGGCGGCTCGTGAGTTGCGTTACCGTTGGTTTGAAGCCTTAGCAACACAATTGCAATTCGATTATGTTTTAACAGCCCATCACGCCGACGACAATTTAGAAACCTTTCTAATTAATTTTACCAGAGGTACGGGTATTGAGGGTTTAATAGGAATTCCGGAAGTAAATGATATTTTTGTGCGTCCTTTGTTGCCCTTTTCAAGTCAGGATATTTTAGCATACGCCAAACAAAATCATTTAACTTGGCGCGACGATAGTAGCAATGCTTCAACAAAATACCTGCGAAATAAATTAAGGCATGAGGTTATTCCTGTTTTAAAAGCAATTAACCCAACACTGTTACAAAATTTCCAGACCACCTTAAATCATTTAAACGATACAATTGCTATTGTAGACGAAAGTATGGATGCCTTTTTAAATAAGGCCATCGATAATGTTTCAGAGACGAGCATGACGTTTAAAATAGCCGCGTTTAAAGAGGTTGAAAACATAAAATCATATGTGTATGAAACCTTTAAAATATTTGGTTTTACCCAATGGAACGATATTGAAAACCTCTTAGATGCACAATCGGGCAAGTGGGTGAGTTCTGCAACACACCGTTTAATAAAAGATCGTGATTTTTTATTATTGAGTGAAATTGAAAACGCCAAACCAATACTACAAGTTATATTGGAAAACGCTTCGAAAATAGAAACGCCTTTGGGGATTTTAAATTTCGAAATTGTCGAGGGGCCACAAAAATCAGATTCAAAAACGATTTTTGTGGATAAAGATTTACTGCATTTTCCTTTAGTAATTAGAGAAAAGGAGGAAGGTGATGTCTTTTTCCCTTTAGGAATGCAGGGTAAAAAGAAAGTAAGCAAGTATTTTAAAGACGAAAAATTTTCGTTGCTAGATAAAGAACAAGCCCGATTATTATGCTCTAATAACGATATTGTTTGGATTATTGGAAAGCGCGCAGACAATAGGTTTAAAGTTACCGAAAAGACAAAAACCATTCTAAAAATAACGTTAGAATAG
- the ade gene encoding adenine deaminase, whose translation MTLQGNIVDVLNKRIFKGEIIVENGKITAINEKQHAVETFIMPGFVDAHIHIESSMLVPSEFARLAVKHGTVATVSDPHEIANVLGVAGVEFMIENGKQVPFKFHFGAPSCVPATTFESAGAIIDAEAIKKLLQNPDITYLAEMMNYPGVLFDDAEVLQKLAWAKHYNKPIDGHAPGVLGDDITKYIEAGISTDHECFTYNEALEKLQKGMKILIREGSAAKNFDALIDLANQHHENMMFCSDDKHPDDLILNHINKLCERAILKRIDLFKVLQMACVNPVKHYGLNVGLLQEGDAADCIVVEDLMHFKTLQTYINGELVFYNNTSQIKPVSFKNPNNFNCSKKSVSDFKLKSTGKKIRVINALEGQLVTKESIEAPLVIDGNIVSNIDKDILKITVVNRYKNETPAIAFIKNIGLKEGAIASSVGHDSHNIIAVGTTDETICKAVNLIIENKGGICAVSNTEAQILPLPVAGIMSDQDGKTVAEAYAKLDAFAKKLDSNLHAPYMTLSFMALLVIPSLKLSDKGLFNGNDFKFVNLEV comes from the coding sequence ATGACACTACAAGGCAATATAGTTGATGTATTAAATAAACGTATTTTTAAAGGTGAAATTATCGTTGAAAACGGAAAGATTACTGCTATAAACGAAAAGCAGCATGCTGTTGAAACATTCATTATGCCGGGCTTTGTAGATGCTCATATTCATATAGAAAGCTCTATGTTAGTGCCTAGTGAATTTGCACGATTGGCTGTAAAACACGGCACGGTAGCAACCGTTTCAGATCCGCATGAAATTGCTAATGTGTTAGGTGTTGCAGGCGTTGAATTTATGATTGAAAATGGTAAGCAAGTACCTTTTAAGTTTCATTTTGGTGCACCTTCTTGTGTTCCGGCAACGACTTTTGAATCGGCAGGCGCTATAATTGATGCCGAAGCTATTAAAAAATTACTTCAAAATCCAGATATTACCTATTTGGCAGAAATGATGAATTATCCGGGTGTTTTGTTTGATGATGCCGAAGTTTTGCAAAAATTAGCCTGGGCAAAGCATTACAATAAACCCATTGATGGTCATGCGCCAGGGGTTTTAGGTGACGATATTACAAAATATATAGAGGCAGGAATTTCTACCGACCACGAATGTTTCACTTATAATGAAGCTTTAGAAAAACTTCAAAAAGGCATGAAAATATTAATTCGAGAGGGTAGTGCTGCCAAAAATTTCGATGCATTAATAGATTTGGCTAACCAACATCACGAAAACATGATGTTTTGTAGTGACGATAAACACCCCGACGATTTAATTTTAAATCATATAAATAAATTATGTGAGCGTGCTATTTTAAAACGAATCGACTTGTTTAAAGTCCTTCAAATGGCCTGTGTAAATCCGGTTAAACACTATGGGTTAAACGTTGGGTTGCTGCAGGAAGGCGATGCGGCAGATTGTATTGTAGTTGAAGATTTAATGCATTTTAAAACGCTTCAAACATATATAAATGGTGAATTGGTATTCTATAACAACACCTCGCAAATCAAGCCTGTTTCGTTTAAAAACCCCAATAATTTTAATTGTAGCAAAAAGTCCGTTTCCGATTTTAAATTAAAGTCTACAGGAAAGAAAATCCGTGTTATAAATGCTTTAGAAGGCCAATTAGTAACTAAAGAATCTATTGAAGCACCTCTTGTGATTGATGGAAATATAGTTTCAAACATCGACAAAGATATTCTTAAAATAACCGTTGTAAATCGTTATAAAAATGAAACGCCTGCGATTGCTTTCATTAAAAACATCGGCCTAAAGGAAGGTGCTATTGCATCGTCTGTTGGGCACGATTCGCATAATATTATAGCTGTTGGTACTACCGATGAGACGATTTGTAAAGCGGTTAATTTAATTATTGAAAACAAAGGCGGTATTTGTGCGGTTTCAAATACCGAAGCTCAAATTTTACCGCTTCCCGTGGCTGGAATTATGAGCGATCAAGACGGAAAAACGGTAGCCGAAGCTTATGCCAAATTAGATGCCTTTGCCAAAAAATTGGACAGTAATTTACATGCACCTTACATGACGCTTTCTTTTATGGCGCTGCTTGTTATTCCTTCATTAAAATTAAGTGATAAAGGCCTTTTTAATGGAAATGATTTTAAATTTGTGAACTTAGAAGTTTGA
- a CDS encoding YheT family hydrolase, producing MPILESTYKPLFLFKNGFISTVYSGLVRRVSGVKQERVRITLKDGDFLDLDWSYSESKTNKVVICFHGLEGHAQRPYVTGVAKLLNKNDIDAICVNFRGCSGEDNLKFRSYHSGATEDIEDIIDHVLSLKTYSEIYLYGISLGANLILKYLGEREDVPNEIKSAIAISVPADLNGSCIELHKPKNRPYANRFLNHLMKRLLSKLNKFPEELPIEAFCSIKTLRDFDEVYTAKAHGFKDADDYYAKSSCLQFLPHVKTPSLIINALNDSFLSPDCYPVKEAKNNPNLYLEMPQHGGHVGFIDKKNIYYNEKRTLEFIKSNR from the coding sequence ATGCCAATACTAGAATCGACTTACAAACCTTTATTTTTATTTAAAAACGGATTTATTTCTACGGTGTATTCCGGATTGGTTCGCCGTGTATCAGGCGTAAAACAAGAGCGTGTGCGTATCACCTTAAAAGATGGCGATTTTTTAGATTTAGATTGGAGTTACTCCGAATCTAAAACCAACAAAGTAGTGATATGTTTTCATGGGTTGGAAGGACACGCACAAAGGCCTTACGTTACAGGCGTTGCTAAGCTTTTAAATAAGAACGATATTGATGCGATTTGTGTCAATTTTAGAGGCTGTAGCGGGGAAGATAATTTAAAGTTTAGAAGTTATCATTCGGGAGCTACCGAAGATATTGAGGATATTATCGACCATGTTTTAAGTTTAAAAACTTACTCAGAAATATATTTGTATGGCATCAGTTTAGGAGCCAACTTAATTTTAAAATACTTGGGCGAACGCGAAGATGTACCCAATGAAATAAAATCGGCCATAGCAATTTCGGTGCCTGCCGACTTAAATGGTTCTTGCATCGAACTGCATAAACCTAAAAACCGACCGTATGCTAACCGATTTCTTAATCATTTAATGAAACGATTGCTAAGTAAATTAAATAAATTTCCAGAAGAATTGCCTATTGAAGCCTTTTGTTCAATAAAAACATTAAGAGATTTTGATGAAGTTTACACGGCCAAAGCACACGGATTTAAAGATGCAGACGATTATTACGCCAAGTCCAGTTGTTTGCAATTTTTGCCACATGTTAAAACACCTTCGTTAATTATAAATGCACTCAACGATTCGTTTTTATCGCCTGACTGTTACCCAGTAAAAGAGGCAAAAAACAATCCGAATCTGTATTTAGAAATGCCTCAACATGGCGGACACGTTGGTTTTATCGACAAAAAGAATATTTATTATAATGAAAAACGTACCTTAGAGTTCATCAAAAGCAACCGATAA
- a CDS encoding FdhF/YdeP family oxidoreductase — translation MPLSPEEKAKTSETFTDIKVTPPKKTSVGFPAITSAVHQVSKYMNPVDALKISLKINQKGGFDCPGCAWPDPDDERSVLGEYCENGMKAMAEEMQSKLITPDFFKTYSVDTLSGWSDFEIGKSGRLEQPMYLPEGASHYEPISWEAAFKKVAEHLNKTNSPDEAVFYTSGRTTNEAAFLYQLFVREYGTTNLPDCSNMCHEASGVALTETLGIGKGSVTLDDLYKAELVLVVGQNPGTNHPRMLSALEKCKKNGGKIITINPLPEAGLVKFVNPQSPKALLTGGTKLSDVFVPVTINGDVAFFKAILLKLLEKENTEGNVFDKAFIEAYTYGYDAFIDNLKQYDFETCLKLSGVSEGVFNEAFDLILKSNKIIVCWAMGLTQHENAVDNIREVVNLLLLKGSIGKEGAGTCPVRGHSNVQGDRTVGIWEAAPKAFLDRIEAKYHFKPKGKHGYSVIDAIKAMYEQQVKVFLGMGGNFISAVPDTLYAAKAMANCDLTVHVSTKLNRSHLVTGKEALILPCLGRSEKDYQKTGVQVQSVENSMGIVSATKGVLEPCSKNLLSEVAVVCGIAYETLKHRSKINWLAYKDDYALVRNDIAEVVAGFESFNERLKNPSGFYLPNGARIRKFNTTTGKANFSINKLPEWQLNEGELIMMTIRSHDQFNTTIYGLDDRYRGVFNERRIIFMNRNDMKSRNLTDQQVVTITSKFNGKIREAANFKVVGYDIPEHCCATYFPEANVLVPLDSFAHTAKTPASKSVIVTIHAQ, via the coding sequence ATGCCGTTATCACCAGAAGAAAAAGCAAAAACATCAGAAACGTTTACTGATATTAAAGTTACTCCACCTAAGAAAACCAGTGTTGGATTTCCAGCTATAACTTCTGCAGTGCATCAAGTTTCAAAGTATATGAATCCGGTTGATGCTTTAAAAATTTCACTTAAAATAAATCAAAAAGGCGGATTCGATTGCCCGGGGTGTGCCTGGCCAGATCCCGACGATGAACGTTCTGTACTCGGTGAATACTGTGAAAACGGTATGAAAGCTATGGCCGAGGAAATGCAAAGTAAATTAATTACCCCCGATTTTTTTAAAACCTACAGTGTCGATACGCTTTCTGGTTGGAGTGATTTTGAAATTGGAAAATCTGGGAGATTAGAACAGCCTATGTATTTACCCGAAGGCGCTTCACATTACGAACCTATTTCATGGGAAGCAGCCTTTAAAAAAGTCGCCGAACATTTAAATAAAACCAATTCGCCCGACGAAGCTGTTTTTTATACTTCAGGCCGAACAACCAATGAAGCAGCCTTTTTATACCAATTATTTGTTCGGGAATATGGCACCACTAATTTACCCGATTGTTCTAATATGTGTCATGAGGCCAGTGGTGTAGCCTTAACAGAAACTTTAGGCATTGGAAAAGGCTCGGTTACTTTAGACGATTTATATAAAGCCGAATTGGTACTTGTTGTTGGACAGAATCCAGGAACCAATCACCCACGTATGCTTTCGGCATTAGAAAAATGCAAAAAAAACGGTGGAAAAATTATTACAATCAATCCCTTACCAGAAGCTGGGTTGGTTAAGTTTGTAAATCCGCAAAGCCCTAAAGCTTTATTAACAGGCGGCACCAAATTATCGGATGTTTTTGTACCAGTAACCATTAATGGTGATGTCGCATTTTTTAAGGCCATACTTTTAAAACTTTTAGAAAAAGAAAACACAGAAGGAAACGTTTTTGATAAAGCATTTATAGAAGCATATACTTATGGATATGATGCTTTTATAGACAATTTAAAACAATACGATTTCGAAACCTGTTTGAAATTGTCTGGTGTTTCTGAAGGTGTTTTTAATGAAGCTTTCGACTTAATATTAAAAAGCAATAAAATTATTGTGTGTTGGGCTATGGGCTTAACGCAACATGAAAACGCCGTTGATAATATTCGGGAAGTTGTTAATTTATTATTGTTAAAAGGAAGTATTGGCAAGGAAGGCGCAGGCACTTGTCCGGTTAGAGGCCACTCGAATGTGCAAGGCGATAGAACGGTTGGTATATGGGAAGCCGCACCCAAAGCCTTTTTAGACAGAATAGAGGCAAAATACCACTTTAAGCCCAAAGGGAAGCATGGCTATTCGGTGATAGATGCTATAAAAGCCATGTATGAACAACAGGTAAAAGTTTTCCTAGGTATGGGTGGTAATTTTATTTCGGCAGTTCCAGATACGCTTTATGCGGCCAAAGCCATGGCTAATTGTGATTTAACGGTACATGTAAGTACAAAATTAAACCGATCGCATTTAGTTACAGGTAAAGAAGCGCTTATTTTACCTTGTTTGGGACGTTCTGAAAAAGATTATCAAAAAACTGGAGTTCAAGTACAAAGTGTTGAAAATTCTATGGGGATTGTTTCGGCAACTAAAGGTGTTTTAGAACCATGCTCCAAGAATTTATTAAGTGAAGTGGCTGTTGTTTGTGGTATAGCATACGAAACCTTAAAACACCGTTCTAAAATAAACTGGTTAGCCTATAAAGATGATTATGCATTAGTTCGTAATGATATTGCCGAAGTTGTGGCTGGTTTTGAAAGTTTTAATGAACGTTTAAAAAATCCGTCTGGATTTTATTTACCTAATGGTGCCCGAATTAGAAAATTTAATACCACAACAGGAAAGGCTAATTTTTCTATAAATAAACTTCCAGAATGGCAATTAAATGAAGGTGAATTAATCATGATGACCATACGTAGTCACGACCAATTTAATACTACCATTTATGGTTTAGACGACAGATATCGTGGGGTTTTTAACGAGCGTCGGATTATTTTTATGAATAGAAACGACATGAAATCACGTAATTTAACAGACCAACAGGTTGTTACTATTACTTCCAAATTTAACGGTAAAATTAGAGAAGCTGCTAACTTTAAAGTGGTAGGTTACGATATACCAGAACATTGTTGTGCTACCTATTTCCCGGAAGCAAATGTTTTAGTGCCACTAGATTCTTTTGCGCATACTGCTAAAACACCAGCTTCAAAAAGCGTGATAGTTACTATTCACGCACAATAG
- the nirB gene encoding nitrite reductase large subunit NirB, with protein sequence MKNIIVIGNGMVGYKFCEKFVSKPGNEGFKITVFGEEPRPAYDRVHLSEYFENQDAQALEMAPRSWYESHNIELITGVRITDIHRATKTITSSKDITYSYDYLVLSTGSSPFVPNIKGVEKQGVFVYRTIEDLEGMLEYAAKLKATNPNAKAAVLGGGLLGLEAGKAVMDMGLEPHIVEFAPKLMPRQLDARSSQVLQLKLESIGLNIHLSKATNQILGDAAITGMEFGEDDVLDVDMLIISAGIRPRDELGKTCDLEMGVRGGIVVNNKMQTSDTHIYAIGEVALYHGMIYGLVAPGYDMAEVAANQILGNTEILMPESIDMSTKLKLIGVDVASFGEPFMPASKGHSVIFEDKTKHLYKRINVSHDGKSLLGGILVGDASDYNMLHQMYLNGMAIPEDPSQLILPASEGGKSFGSVMDLPDTAQVCSCESVSKGAICCSITEQGSNNLTDVIAKTKATTGCGGCKPMVVDLVNETLKSLGKEVKETICEHFSFNRQELYDLVKINKVEDYEEALNLFGDGDGCEVCKPALASIFATITMETPNKQVVIQDTNDRFLANIQRNGTYSVVPRVAGGEITPDQLIVIGEVAKKYDLYTKITGGQRIDLFGAQIHELPLIWKELIDAGFESGHAYGKSLRTVKSCVGSTWCRYGMHESVTFAIEIENRYKGLRSPHKLKGGVSGCIRECAEARGKDFGLIAVDGGWNLYVCGNGGATPKHAILFAEQLDDATAIKYLDRFLMYYIRTAGPLVRTAPWLEKLHGGIDYLKKVIIEDSLGIADDLEAEMQGLVNKYECEWKQAIEDPNLLKRFRHFVNSDDTDDNLVFVPMRDQKMPKAW encoded by the coding sequence ATGAAAAATATTATTGTTATAGGTAATGGTATGGTTGGTTATAAATTTTGTGAAAAATTTGTATCTAAACCTGGAAACGAAGGCTTTAAAATTACGGTATTTGGTGAAGAGCCACGTCCAGCCTACGATCGTGTTCATTTGAGCGAATATTTTGAAAATCAAGATGCTCAGGCTTTAGAAATGGCGCCGAGATCTTGGTACGAATCTCATAACATCGAACTCATTACTGGGGTTAGAATTACCGATATACATCGTGCTACAAAAACTATAACAAGTTCTAAAGATATTACGTATTCTTATGACTATCTGGTATTATCAACCGGATCTTCGCCGTTTGTACCTAATATTAAAGGGGTAGAAAAGCAAGGGGTTTTTGTTTACAGAACCATTGAAGATTTAGAGGGCATGCTAGAGTATGCAGCTAAATTAAAAGCTACGAATCCAAACGCGAAAGCTGCTGTTTTAGGCGGTGGTTTGCTTGGTTTAGAGGCTGGTAAAGCGGTTATGGATATGGGCTTAGAGCCTCATATTGTTGAGTTCGCACCTAAATTAATGCCCAGACAGTTGGATGCCAGAAGTAGTCAGGTGTTACAATTAAAACTAGAGTCTATTGGTTTAAATATTCATTTAAGTAAAGCAACAAACCAAATTTTAGGCGATGCAGCTATTACAGGAATGGAATTTGGAGAAGATGATGTGTTAGATGTCGATATGCTTATTATTTCTGCAGGAATTCGTCCCAGAGATGAGTTGGGGAAAACCTGCGATTTAGAAATGGGCGTACGCGGTGGCATCGTTGTAAATAATAAAATGCAAACATCGGATACGCATATTTATGCTATTGGTGAAGTCGCTTTATATCATGGTATGATTTACGGTTTGGTAGCTCCAGGTTATGATATGGCCGAAGTAGCTGCCAATCAGATTTTGGGAAATACCGAGATTTTAATGCCAGAATCGATTGATATGTCGACAAAACTGAAGTTAATTGGTGTCGATGTTGCAAGTTTTGGCGAGCCTTTTATGCCAGCATCAAAAGGGCATTCGGTAATTTTTGAAGATAAAACCAAACATTTATATAAACGTATTAATGTAAGTCATGATGGTAAATCGCTTTTAGGAGGTATTTTGGTTGGCGATGCTTCAGATTATAATATGTTGCATCAAATGTATTTAAACGGCATGGCCATTCCGGAAGATCCATCTCAATTAATATTACCAGCAAGTGAGGGCGGAAAATCGTTTGGTAGCGTTATGGATTTACCCGATACGGCTCAGGTTTGTTCTTGTGAGAGTGTTTCTAAAGGCGCTATTTGTTGTTCGATAACAGAACAAGGAAGTAATAATTTAACCGATGTTATTGCCAAAACGAAAGCTACTACCGGTTGTGGCGGTTGTAAACCTATGGTGGTCGATTTGGTAAACGAAACCTTAAAATCGCTTGGTAAAGAGGTTAAAGAAACCATTTGCGAACACTTTAGTTTTAACAGACAAGAGTTGTATGATTTGGTTAAAATAAATAAAGTTGAAGATTACGAAGAAGCTTTAAATTTATTTGGCGATGGCGATGGTTGTGAGGTTTGCAAACCTGCATTAGCTTCAATTTTTGCAACCATAACTATGGAAACGCCAAACAAACAAGTTGTTATTCAAGATACCAACGATAGGTTTTTAGCGAACATACAGCGCAATGGTACGTATTCTGTGGTGCCTCGTGTTGCAGGTGGCGAAATTACCCCCGACCAATTAATTGTTATTGGGGAAGTTGCTAAAAAATACGATTTATATACTAAAATTACTGGCGGCCAACGTATTGATTTATTTGGAGCTCAAATTCATGAGTTGCCACTTATTTGGAAGGAACTTATAGATGCTGGTTTTGAAAGCGGTCATGCTTACGGAAAGTCTTTACGTACGGTAAAAAGCTGTGTTGGTTCTACCTGGTGCCGCTACGGAATGCACGAGAGTGTAACGTTTGCCATTGAAATTGAAAATAGATACAAAGGCTTACGCTCGCCGCACAAATTAAAAGGCGGTGTTTCGGGATGCATTAGGGAGTGTGCAGAGGCTAGAGGTAAAGATTTCGGATTGATTGCTGTGGATGGTGGTTGGAATTTATACGTATGTGGTAATGGAGGCGCAACACCTAAACATGCTATTCTTTTTGCAGAACAATTAGACGATGCCACTGCTATTAAATATCTGGACCGATTTTTAATGTATTACATACGTACGGCGGGTCCTTTGGTTAGAACGGCTCCTTGGTTAGAGAAATTACATGGCGGTATAGACTATTTAAAGAAGGTTATTATTGAAGATTCTCTGGGCATTGCAGACGATTTGGAAGCTGAAATGCAAGGGCTTGTTAATAAATATGAATGTGAATGGAAACAAGCGATTGAAGATCCGAATTTGTTAAAACGTTTCAGACATTTTGTGAATTCTGATGATACCGATGATAACTTGGTTTTTGTGCCTATGCGCGATCAAAAAATGCCAAAAGCCTGGTAA
- the nirD gene encoding nitrite reductase small subunit NirD translates to MQDILNQYKTVAETEVVHWFKVGVVSDFPENSGACIKYKTKQIAVYNFTRKNKWYACQNLCPHKMEMVLSLGMIGDKDGIAKVACPMHKKNFSLEDGKQLGGDDLRIATYPVKIDGENVYIGFID, encoded by the coding sequence ATGCAGGATATACTTAATCAATACAAAACAGTTGCAGAAACCGAGGTCGTACATTGGTTTAAGGTGGGCGTAGTTTCGGATTTTCCAGAGAATAGTGGGGCTTGTATTAAATATAAAACCAAACAAATTGCTGTTTATAATTTTACAAGAAAAAACAAATGGTATGCCTGCCAAAATTTATGTCCGCATAAAATGGAAATGGTTTTATCTCTAGGCATGATAGGCGATAAGGATGGTATTGCCAAGGTTGCCTGCCCGATGCATAAAAAGAATTTTTCGTTGGAGGACGGTAAACAACTGGGTGGCGATGATTTAAGAATTGCAACATATCCTGTTAAAATTGATGGCGAAAATGTGTATATTGGCTTTATAGATTAA
- a CDS encoding DUF4202 domain-containing protein has translation MKPTRFEIAIALIDKKNAEDINTYECHGLQFPKELLYSQRMSQKLLQFKPNASRALQIAARAQHICRWKIARDSYPMDRVGYLKWRETLKKMHADITSEILKEVGYDTEFIERVSFLINKKLIKKNEESQTIEDVICLVFLDYYFEEFAEKHSDEKVVDILKKTWVKMSEEGHAEALKIKFSEKSLALVKEAIS, from the coding sequence ATGAAACCGACACGATTTGAAATTGCCATAGCATTAATTGATAAAAAAAACGCTGAAGATATAAATACCTACGAATGTCACGGATTACAATTTCCGAAGGAGTTGTTGTATTCGCAACGGATGTCTCAAAAATTACTTCAGTTTAAACCTAATGCTTCCAGAGCTTTGCAAATTGCTGCGCGGGCCCAACATATTTGCCGATGGAAAATAGCAAGAGATTCGTATCCTATGGATCGTGTTGGCTATTTAAAATGGCGTGAAACGCTTAAAAAAATGCATGCCGATATTACATCTGAAATTTTAAAGGAAGTGGGGTATGATACCGAGTTTATTGAGCGTGTTTCGTTTTTAATTAATAAGAAATTAATTAAGAAAAATGAAGAAAGCCAAACGATTGAAGATGTTATTTGTTTGGTGTTTTTAGATTACTATTTCGAGGAGTTTGCTGAAAAACATAGCGACGAAAAAGTGGTTGATATTTTAAAGAAAACCTGGGTTAAGATGTCTGAAGAGGGACATGCAGAGGCTTTAAAGATTAAATTTTCTGAAAAAAGTTTAGCGTTGGTTAAAGAAGCGATCTCTTAA